One genomic region from Leptospira tipperaryensis encodes:
- the murB gene encoding UDP-N-acetylmuramate dehydrogenase: MSVAFSESRIRNLKEFLESSKIPFRSEVRLSILSSFKIGGICPVVVEPENSEQVLEVLSIFKKLELPWKILGGGSNLLISDHPDNFVTLRLSGKFKEFDSFGEGKFRIGAATNTTPTFRQISQTGFTGAEFLSTIPGWTGGAVIQNAGCYGGELFDLIQTVEFLKNDEVLIRKPSEIEHGYRFTEFLNRKDSIILGIEILLKEGNVEEIEESLRDKRERRNSSQPENKRSAGSVFKNPKIYGEDGKEIKAWELIDRAGLRGVVKGGAQISPEHCNFIVNVGTATASDVNYLVDLVLDKVFQQSGILLKREIEYFGDIP; this comes from the coding sequence ATGTCCGTAGCCTTTTCCGAATCCCGGATCCGGAATCTAAAAGAGTTTTTAGAATCCTCGAAAATACCATTTAGGTCGGAAGTCCGGCTCTCCATCTTATCCTCTTTTAAAATCGGGGGAATATGTCCGGTCGTAGTAGAACCCGAAAACTCGGAACAAGTCTTAGAAGTCCTTTCTATCTTTAAAAAATTAGAACTCCCCTGGAAAATTCTCGGAGGGGGTTCGAACCTCTTAATTTCAGATCATCCGGATAACTTTGTTACACTCCGCCTTTCCGGAAAATTTAAGGAATTTGATTCTTTTGGGGAAGGAAAATTCAGAATCGGAGCCGCTACAAATACTACACCGACCTTCCGACAAATTTCTCAGACTGGTTTTACGGGTGCGGAATTTTTGAGTACAATTCCTGGTTGGACCGGAGGCGCCGTGATTCAAAACGCGGGCTGTTATGGAGGAGAACTCTTTGATCTAATTCAAACTGTAGAATTCTTAAAGAATGACGAAGTTCTCATCAGAAAGCCGAGTGAGATCGAGCATGGCTATCGATTCACGGAATTCTTAAATCGAAAAGATTCCATCATTCTGGGAATCGAAATTCTTCTAAAGGAAGGGAATGTAGAGGAAATTGAAGAATCTTTAAGAGATAAGAGAGAGAGGAGGAATTCTTCTCAACCGGAAAATAAAAGGAGCGCTGGCTCGGTCTTTAAGAATCCTAAAATTTACGGAGAAGATGGAAAGGAAATTAAAGCCTGGGAGCTAATTGATCGAGCGGGTTTGAGAGGAGTCGTGAAGGGCGGTGCCCAGATCTCCCCTGAACACTGTAATTTTATCGTGAATGTCGGAACTGCAACCGCTTCCGATGTGAACTATCTGGTTGATCTTGTCTTGGATAAAGTTTTTCAGCAAAGTGGGATTCTCTTAAAGAGGGAGATTGAGTATTTCGGCGATATTCCGTGA
- a CDS encoding sensor domain-containing diguanylate cyclase, producing the protein MPLKDPKPELIKLYSSIGKIITSSLEQQEILDAVMEEVRLFFSPENWSLMRYDESSEELFFLIAEGLELDRIKNIRLKFGEGIAGSVVETKSPVFVENARNDPRFSSKVDDRTGFETKTIIAVPMIFRGQVHGVIELVNRFDGSSFTQEDLMILQTIADFTAISLVHSNQYEETKTLAFRDALTGVFNRNKLNHLKEEWSGRRMEDQLALVALLDLNDFKIINDTYGHKTGDQVLCRFANILRYVIRGTDKIFRIGGDEFLVLVQHENREKILQTQERFREAMTILLKKCKENNPPFHFTWGMSVGSLQKLEDLIHEADLSMYASKD; encoded by the coding sequence ATGCCTTTAAAAGACCCAAAGCCTGAACTCATAAAGTTATATTCTTCTATAGGGAAAATCATTACTTCTTCTCTAGAGCAACAGGAAATTTTAGACGCCGTGATGGAAGAAGTTCGATTATTCTTCAGTCCTGAAAACTGGAGTCTTATGAGATACGACGAGAGCTCGGAAGAATTATTTTTTCTTATCGCCGAAGGTCTTGAGCTGGATAGAATTAAGAACATCCGTTTAAAATTTGGTGAGGGAATCGCAGGATCCGTAGTAGAAACCAAAAGCCCGGTCTTTGTAGAAAACGCAAGGAACGATCCAAGATTCTCCTCAAAAGTTGATGATAGAACCGGATTTGAAACAAAGACGATCATAGCAGTTCCTATGATTTTTAGAGGTCAAGTTCATGGAGTGATAGAGCTTGTAAATCGGTTCGATGGTTCTTCCTTTACGCAAGAAGATTTAATGATTCTTCAAACAATTGCGGATTTTACGGCAATTTCATTGGTCCATTCGAATCAATATGAAGAAACAAAAACTCTCGCGTTTAGAGACGCTCTTACTGGCGTTTTCAATAGAAACAAGCTCAATCATCTAAAAGAAGAATGGTCAGGAAGAAGAATGGAAGACCAGCTCGCTCTCGTTGCATTACTCGATCTCAACGATTTTAAAATCATCAATGACACTTACGGGCATAAAACAGGAGATCAGGTTCTTTGTCGTTTTGCAAATATTCTCCGTTATGTCATTCGAGGAACGGATAAGATTTTTAGAATCGGAGGCGATGAATTCTTAGTTCTCGTTCAACACGAAAACCGCGAAAAAATTCTTCAGACTCAAGAGAGATTTCGTGAAGCAATGACGATTCTCTTAAAAAAATGTAAGGAAAACAATCCTCCTTTTCATTTTACTTGGGGAATGTCAGTTGGTTCACTTCAAAAATTAGAAGATCTTATCCACGAGGCTGATCTTTCTATGTATGCTTCGAAGGACTGA
- a CDS encoding DUF1564 family protein, translating to MSGKNIKISKFSHERKLREIRRSGAFTADLYVPYQLYSYTLSKIKKNKSLSRYLEILLNEYKAQLFQEQKPHSLERTSYQRKAQDLKRVSFRPKEKDWAELRSIARYLGISMCKTFVLLLELERNDETENSPKKREKVKYRIQSLIQKFSPKRDQITFELIVDW from the coding sequence ATGAGCGGGAAAAATATAAAAATAAGTAAATTCTCACATGAAAGAAAGCTAAGGGAAATAAGACGATCTGGTGCGTTTACTGCCGATCTTTATGTTCCATATCAACTCTATTCTTACACTCTATCAAAGATTAAGAAGAATAAGAGTCTAAGTAGATACCTGGAAATTCTTCTAAATGAATATAAAGCGCAACTGTTTCAGGAACAAAAACCGCATTCTTTAGAAAGGACGTCTTACCAGAGAAAAGCGCAGGATCTGAAAAGGGTCTCCTTTCGCCCGAAAGAAAAAGACTGGGCGGAACTCCGATCAATAGCTAGATATTTAGGGATATCAATGTGTAAAACCTTCGTTCTCCTTTTGGAATTAGAGAGAAACGATGAAACGGAAAATTCCCCGAAAAAGAGAGAAAAAGTTAAATATAGAATTCAGAGTCTAATTCAAAAATTCTCCCCTAAAAGAGATCAAATAACCTTTGAATTGATTGTCGATTGGTAA
- a CDS encoding TetR/AcrR family transcriptional regulator, whose amino-acid sequence MLRKDGSPLYPLNRDYKNSRERILEGAAIAFSKKGFHGTSLREISKECGLEQPSIYHHFHSKENLFRKALIATHLLILNEIRRRVVRDQGLHTEVISIFRAIALTAKEYPDKARLPFSLIYSAPVNLQNEYTERYGSQYRRLLEVAFERNELIQRKEEKLSLCVDLLHSLVLACSVEALYLDRVRGLEDRIELILGI is encoded by the coding sequence GTGTTAAGAAAAGACGGAAGTCCCCTTTATCCGTTAAATAGGGACTATAAAAATTCTCGAGAAAGAATTTTAGAAGGTGCGGCGATTGCGTTTTCTAAAAAAGGATTTCATGGAACCTCTTTACGTGAAATCAGTAAAGAATGCGGTTTGGAACAACCCAGTATCTATCATCATTTTCATTCAAAAGAAAATCTTTTTAGAAAGGCTCTCATTGCAACTCATCTACTTATTCTCAATGAGATTCGAAGAAGAGTTGTTAGAGATCAAGGCCTTCACACGGAAGTAATTTCCATTTTTAGAGCGATTGCCTTGACTGCAAAAGAATATCCTGATAAAGCAAGACTCCCTTTTAGCTTGATCTACTCCGCTCCGGTTAATTTACAAAATGAATATACGGAAAGATACGGAAGTCAGTATAGAAGATTGCTTGAAGTCGCTTTTGAGAGAAACGAATTGATTCAGAGAAAAGAAGAGAAACTTTCCCTCTGCGTTGATCTTTTACATAGTTTAGTTTTGGCCTGTTCCGTGGAGGCTTTGTATTTGGATCGAGTTCGCGGTCTTGAGGATCGGATTGAGTTGATTCTGGGAATTTAG
- a CDS encoding OmpA/MotB family protein, which translates to MQFKTLLTLIFFVSFGNCVSNSKYDSLLKAYEDSKLENQRIVSEKEGLFNSLEELKRIQEESDKRIREYKGLMATFQSMIDSGKLKIKIIDGRMVVVLSSDILFPVGSAFLSPSGTAAIREVTTLLASLEGKRFQIEGHTDDTPTGIKGYTNWELASSRALNVLHTMVKAGMPEIRISAASMGASRPALPNTSPENRSANRRIEIVIVPDLSNLPGMEELKKYSN; encoded by the coding sequence ATGCAATTTAAGACTCTTCTTACGCTCATTTTTTTTGTTTCTTTTGGGAACTGTGTCTCGAACTCAAAATACGATTCTCTTTTAAAGGCTTACGAGGATTCTAAGCTCGAAAATCAGAGGATTGTAAGTGAAAAAGAAGGTCTCTTTAATTCCTTAGAAGAGTTAAAACGAATTCAGGAAGAATCTGATAAGAGAATTCGCGAATACAAGGGGCTCATGGCGACCTTTCAATCCATGATCGATTCCGGTAAACTTAAGATTAAGATCATAGACGGAAGAATGGTGGTTGTTCTTTCATCCGATATACTTTTCCCGGTAGGGTCCGCGTTTCTTTCTCCGTCCGGAACCGCCGCGATTCGAGAAGTTACAACTCTTCTTGCTTCCCTGGAAGGAAAACGTTTTCAAATCGAAGGTCATACGGACGATACTCCGACCGGAATCAAAGGTTATACGAATTGGGAATTGGCTTCTTCACGAGCGTTGAACGTTTTGCATACGATGGTAAAAGCGGGAATGCCCGAGATACGAATCAGTGCGGCGTCCATGGGAGCTTCCAGACCGGCTCTCCCGAATACTTCTCCTGAAAATCGATCAGCAAATCGAAGAATCGAAATCGTAATCGTGCCGGATCTTTCCAATCTTCCGGGTATGGAAGAATTGAAGAAATATTCGAATTAG
- a CDS encoding DoxX family protein: protein MPDTIVLSLYTMAVLYIIAGILHFVLPKFYLRIMPPYIPYPKFVVWISGLIEIGLGLLLLFPDTRSIGAWGVILLLIAVFPANLYHYQSRRKTDPPKWTLLLRLPLQLVLIYWAYTFV from the coding sequence ATGCCTGATACAATCGTTTTAAGCCTTTATACGATGGCCGTTCTCTATATCATTGCGGGAATACTTCATTTTGTATTGCCGAAATTTTATTTGAGAATCATGCCTCCCTACATTCCGTATCCGAAGTTTGTGGTCTGGATCAGCGGCCTTATCGAAATCGGACTCGGTTTACTACTTTTGTTTCCGGATACAAGATCGATCGGAGCTTGGGGAGTAATTCTGCTTTTGATAGCCGTCTTTCCCGCAAATTTATATCACTATCAATCCAGGAGGAAAACGGATCCTCCGAAGTGGACCCTTCTCCTGAGGCTTCCCTTACAACTCGTTTTGATCTACTGGGCTTACACTTTCGTATAA
- a CDS encoding CBS domain-containing protein has protein sequence MTTRIITVNLDDTVSRIGKIFDNLEFHHLLVIDDQKKLIGVISDRDYLKAISPFVGTRLERVQDDLTKKKTASQLMSSFLITASMDQTIRYAIELMMRYKISCLPVMDDRGEIAGIVTSRDILKESLVLPQGSNS, from the coding sequence ATGACAACGAGAATTATAACCGTGAACCTGGACGATACTGTTTCCAGAATCGGTAAAATTTTCGACAATTTGGAATTTCATCATCTACTCGTAATCGACGATCAGAAAAAACTCATCGGTGTGATATCGGATCGGGATTATTTAAAAGCGATCAGTCCTTTCGTCGGTACGAGATTGGAAAGGGTTCAAGACGATCTTACAAAGAAAAAAACGGCGTCTCAACTGATGAGCTCATTTCTAATCACCGCTTCGATGGATCAGACCATTCGATACGCGATCGAACTCATGATGCGCTATAAAATCTCTTGTCTTCCTGTGATGGACGATCGTGGAGAAATTGCGGGGATAGTAACTTCCAGAGACATTCTTAAAGAATCCCTGGTTCTTCCTCAAGGTTCAAATTCTTGA